The sequence below is a genomic window from Piliocolobus tephrosceles isolate RC106 chromosome 8, ASM277652v3, whole genome shotgun sequence.
GGGGCAGTCAGTACCGGGGGGAGCCCTGGGAGCTCCCCACCACCCCGGAAAAGGGAGAGGCCCAGAGATGGAGGTGGTTTGTCCAGGGCCCCCGGTAAGCCGGGATTTGGAGCTAGATGCTCTAAGCGCAGCCCCTCTTGTTTCCTAGCTGGGTGTCCCTGGGCAGATGCCCCTTTGGAGCCTGCCCCGCCTCAGGACACAGCGAGCTTCAAGTGCGGTCAGCCCCTGTGGAGTGTGTCCCGGTTACACAGAAATGAGGGAAGtttcacaaaactaaaaaatggCTGCTTAGCCCTCCTTTTTCAGTGAACAATGTGGAGCCCCACGCCTAGAAAGCGGCCTGGTCCATGGGCTAGAGGCTTTGCTGAGATGAGAAGCCAGCTGAGGCTGCTGCCCACCCACCCTGCCCGGGCTTCTGAGGGCCGTCTCACCTTCCAGGTGCTTGACAATGCCCCGCAGGCTGTTCCCGTGAGCTGCAATGAGCACTCGCTTGCCGGCCTTGATCTGGGGAACAATCTCCTCGTTCCAGAAGGGCAGGGCCCGGGCAATGGTGTCCTTGAGGCTCTCGCAGGTGGGCAGTTCCCCGGGCTTCAGGCCTGCGTACCGACGCTCCTGGGGAACACAGGCACGCTGCTTTCCCACCTAGTGTGCTCCCACCCGACTACCCACCCCGCAGCTTCCCAGAGGCCTTCCCAGCAGAGGCAGCCCACCTTGCTAATGGAGTTGTAGTAGGGGTGCTTCTCGTCCATTGGGGGCGGCGGGATGTCAAAGGAGCGCCTCCAGATCTTCACCTGCTCCTCCCCATGCTTGGCGGCCGTTTCTGCCTTGTTGAGGCCTGTGAGGCCCCCGTAATGCCGCTCGTTGAGGCGCCAAGTGCGCACCACAGGCAGCCACATCTGGTCCGTGCCATCCAGGATGGCCCAGAGGGTGCGGATGGCCCGCTTCAGCACCGACGTGTAGCAGATGTCAAACTCCATCTTGGC
It includes:
- the PGAM2 gene encoding phosphoglycerate mutase 2, whose product is MATHRLVMVRHGESTWNQENRFCGWFDAELSEKGAEEAKRGAKAIKDAKMEFDICYTSVLKRAIRTLWAILDGTDQMWLPVVRTWRLNERHYGGLTGLNKAETAAKHGEEQVKIWRRSFDIPPPPMDEKHPYYNSISKERRYAGLKPGELPTCESLKDTIARALPFWNEEIVPQIKAGKRVLIAAHGNSLRGIVKHLEGMSDQAIMELNLPTGIPIVYELNNELKPTKPMQFLGDEETVRKAMEAVAAQGKAK